From Bacillota bacterium, one genomic window encodes:
- a CDS encoding PrsW family glutamic-type intramembrane protease, which translates to MKTYWPLVFVTALFLAVLPVFSASLWSELWVALYWPAMFVLQLAVLTWPWRTVPLRLVISAFLMGAGPVMALVLLVQLPLVSLLEYAYPVHYFFADIVGKNVDVGAVFLAPVCEEAFKILPLAVILIVGPWRHLRYTAGPLDLAVLGAALGGGFQFIETVWRGMAVDLHSYARIAEHISPHLGWFYLLPTLERPEAAATAWFGHAGVTAALALVIGFALRLDARRRIRWLLPAAAGGLATFEHFMTNLGEPDVFWLKALYIADLNGLLSSILFIAGVIWAVILSAGILKRYRNVDPEAVFGLPEAREVFARKPPTAGRLWLALLLMRLSRATAFRLDWFGKSRNRPRRIAFALYGMRQTALALKESLRRF; encoded by the coding sequence ATGAAAACATATTGGCCGCTGGTGTTCGTCACCGCGCTCTTTTTGGCCGTTCTGCCCGTTTTTTCGGCGTCATTATGGAGCGAGCTGTGGGTGGCGCTTTACTGGCCGGCCATGTTCGTTCTTCAGCTTGCGGTGCTTACCTGGCCCTGGCGCACCGTTCCCCTGCGGCTTGTTATCAGCGCCTTTCTAATGGGTGCCGGTCCCGTCATGGCGCTGGTTCTTCTTGTGCAATTGCCGCTCGTCAGTCTGCTGGAGTACGCTTACCCCGTTCATTACTTTTTTGCGGATATTGTTGGGAAGAACGTTGATGTAGGCGCGGTTTTTCTCGCGCCGGTCTGCGAAGAAGCATTTAAGATACTGCCGCTTGCGGTTATTCTCATTGTGGGTCCTTGGCGGCACCTGCGCTACACGGCCGGTCCGCTGGACCTGGCCGTACTGGGTGCGGCTCTCGGCGGCGGATTTCAGTTCATCGAGACGGTGTGGCGCGGGATGGCGGTGGACCTGCACTCCTACGCCCGTATCGCCGAGCACATCAGCCCGCACCTGGGCTGGTTCTACCTTCTGCCGACACTGGAACGGCCCGAAGCGGCTGCGACCGCCTGGTTCGGTCACGCCGGGGTGACGGCGGCTCTGGCTTTAGTCATAGGCTTTGCCCTGAGGCTGGATGCGCGGCGCCGGATCCGGTGGCTGCTGCCGGCGGCGGCCGGCGGGCTGGCAACCTTCGAGCACTTCATGACCAACCTCGGCGAGCCGGATGTATTCTGGCTGAAAGCTCTGTACATCGCCGATCTGAATGGTCTGCTGTCATCCATCCTGTTTATCGCCGGCGTGATCTGGGCTGTCATTCTGAGCGCCGGGATCTTGAAACGCTACCGAAACGTGGACCCGGAAGCCGTATTCGGTCTTCCGGAAGCGCGCGAGGTTTTTGCCCGAAAGCCGCCGACGGCCGGCAGGTTGTGGCTTGCGCTGCTGCTCATGCGGCTCAGCCGGGCGACCGCTTTCAGGCTGGACTGGTTCGGGAAAAGCCGTAACCGCCCCCGGCGCATCGCCTTCGCGCTGTACGGCATGCGGCAGACGGCGCTGGCGCTGAAGGAGAGTCTGCGGCGCTTTTAA
- a CDS encoding ASKHA domain-containing protein has product MLSRKLYVELSQPHLEDNTADKERLLAAIPADTGEVSVPLNVIRRMSGVLRDSDWRVTVTLGRDVGGWRLQAVERGDTTGRQYGLAVDAGTTTITAAVVDLTSGKVTAAAAGENMQTLVGEDILTRIHASGEEGPAELQVLLLESINRIAEEAASDAGVSLAEVTSVAVGANTAVIHFFLGLDPSRICREPYIPVVNNPGFLRAGDLWLAVHPEAVVYCLPGVGSYVGGDAVAGILVSGMCREDETALFMDIGTNGEMVIGGREWLVAAAGAAGPALESGVVRQGMRAGPGAVDRVRIGPRTQTVEYRVMDGGRAKGLCGSAVVDALAGMLLAGVIDRAGRFRDGREAFVAVPGSDTESGADIVITQQDIKSFLKTKGAVNAAMETLLAAVGVRPAEISRFYAAGAFGENLDVEAAVTIGLYPDLPRYRIGLLGNTSLEGARRALVFEEARREMEEIRRRVTYFELNVNADFMNRFAGSRFFPHTDISLYPSVEKKLKEAGLL; this is encoded by the coding sequence TTGCTGAGCAGGAAACTGTATGTCGAGCTTTCGCAACCTCATCTTGAGGACAATACGGCCGATAAGGAACGGCTTCTGGCGGCGATTCCCGCGGATACCGGTGAGGTAAGCGTGCCACTGAACGTGATACGGCGGATGTCCGGGGTGCTGCGGGATTCGGACTGGCGCGTAACGGTGACGCTCGGACGGGATGTGGGAGGCTGGCGGCTTCAGGCGGTTGAGCGGGGGGACACCACGGGAAGGCAGTACGGTCTGGCGGTCGATGCGGGAACGACGACGATAACCGCGGCGGTGGTAGATTTGACCTCGGGAAAGGTGACGGCTGCGGCGGCGGGCGAGAACATGCAGACGCTGGTGGGGGAGGATATCCTCACAAGGATTCATGCCTCCGGCGAGGAAGGACCGGCGGAACTTCAGGTCCTGCTCTTGGAAAGCATTAATCGGATAGCGGAAGAAGCGGCCTCCGATGCCGGGGTTTCTTTGGCGGAGGTAACATCCGTGGCGGTGGGAGCCAATACCGCCGTGATCCATTTTTTCCTGGGGCTGGACCCGTCGCGGATCTGCCGGGAGCCGTATATTCCGGTCGTAAACAACCCCGGATTCCTGCGTGCGGGAGATTTATGGCTCGCGGTTCACCCGGAGGCGGTGGTTTACTGCCTGCCCGGGGTCGGGAGCTATGTAGGCGGCGACGCGGTAGCGGGTATCCTGGTGAGCGGGATGTGCCGGGAGGACGAAACGGCGCTTTTCATGGACATTGGGACCAACGGGGAGATGGTCATAGGCGGCAGGGAATGGCTGGTCGCGGCGGCGGGAGCGGCGGGACCGGCTTTGGAGAGCGGTGTGGTGCGCCAGGGGATGCGTGCCGGGCCGGGAGCGGTGGACCGCGTGCGCATCGGCCCCCGGACGCAGACGGTTGAATACCGGGTGATGGACGGCGGCAGGGCGAAGGGACTGTGCGGCTCGGCGGTGGTGGACGCCCTGGCCGGGATGCTTCTGGCAGGGGTTATCGACCGGGCGGGACGCTTCCGTGACGGGCGCGAAGCGTTTGTGGCGGTCCCGGGAAGCGATACGGAGAGCGGTGCGGATATCGTAATTACGCAGCAAGACATCAAAAGCTTCCTCAAGACTAAAGGGGCGGTCAACGCGGCGATGGAAACCCTCCTGGCCGCCGTGGGCGTAAGGCCCGCAGAAATCAGCCGGTTTTATGCCGCCGGCGCCTTCGGAGAAAATCTTGACGTAGAGGCCGCTGTTACCATCGGGCTCTATCCCGATCTCCCGCGCTACCGGATCGGGCTGCTCGGGAACACCTCGCTCGAAGGGGCAAGACGGGCGCTTGTTTTCGAGGAGGCAAGACGGGAGATGGAGGAGATCCGCCGGCGGGTGACCTACTTTGAGCTGAACGTGAATGCGGACTTCATGAACCGTTTTGCGGGCAGCCGGTTCTTTCCTCATACCGATATTTCGCTCTACCCTTCAGTCGAGAAGAAATTAAAAGAAGCGGGTTTGCTATAA
- a CDS encoding NAD(P)/FAD-dependent oxidoreductase has product MANEQECPRGAILQRDKETYAIVPRFAPAGVMDAAVFRRLADVIEKYGIPVAKITSAQRIALVGIKPEDVEAIWADLGVGPAPATGHCVHYVQACPGNAFCRFGQQDSLGLGARLDKLLVGYGEFAHKVKIGLSGCTFNCGESWLRDFGAFGKPKGWTVIAGGTSGGRPRIGDEMARDVDGETVVALARKALDLYGELAKRGERLGRTIERVGVEVFRARLLD; this is encoded by the coding sequence ATGGCGAACGAACAAGAGTGCCCGCGTGGCGCCATTCTCCAGCGTGATAAAGAAACCTACGCTATCGTACCGCGGTTTGCGCCCGCCGGCGTGATGGACGCCGCCGTATTCCGGCGGTTGGCGGACGTGATAGAAAAGTACGGCATTCCCGTGGCGAAGATTACTTCCGCGCAGCGGATTGCCCTGGTCGGGATAAAACCCGAGGACGTGGAAGCGATTTGGGCCGACCTAGGGGTGGGGCCTGCCCCGGCGACGGGGCACTGCGTACACTACGTACAGGCTTGCCCGGGGAACGCTTTTTGCCGTTTCGGACAGCAGGATTCCCTGGGTTTGGGCGCGCGCCTGGACAAATTACTCGTCGGGTACGGTGAGTTTGCGCACAAGGTGAAAATCGGACTTTCCGGCTGCACTTTCAACTGCGGGGAATCCTGGCTCAGGGATTTCGGGGCTTTCGGTAAACCCAAGGGCTGGACGGTGATTGCCGGTGGAACCAGCGGCGGCAGGCCGCGGATCGGCGACGAAATGGCGCGGGACGTGGACGGTGAAACGGTGGTCGCTCTGGCCCGAAAGGCGCTGGATCTTTACGGGGAACTTGCGAAACGGGGCGAGCGACTGGGCCGTACAATTGAACGGGTGGGAGTTGAGGTTTTCCGGGCCCGCCTTTTAGACTGA
- a CDS encoding DUF2225 domain-containing protein codes for MSLVPVFCRLRCPECYTAFPAEVMKGTGSGGFLESDLCYRAGSIFVYPFFVVVCPGCRFAANYEEFDYLGGFPRYSEYHPIQRALGKFLREQRALYPGSEKYRLAVIWQRRRKAPVMRLARLHLRGSWCARYEGDPEAERYHQEQAVRLFQGALAQGCGGVEAAVTGYLVGELYRRLGRFSEAESVFGGLKEDSLPEWLRPGFRAMRDLAALRDDSPKVLPSNYSAVT; via the coding sequence ATGAGCCTGGTGCCGGTTTTTTGCCGCCTGCGCTGTCCGGAGTGTTATACCGCTTTTCCGGCGGAGGTAATGAAGGGTACCGGTTCGGGCGGCTTCCTGGAGAGTGACTTGTGCTACCGGGCGGGCAGCATTTTTGTCTACCCTTTTTTTGTCGTGGTATGTCCCGGCTGCCGTTTTGCCGCCAACTACGAGGAGTTCGACTATCTGGGCGGGTTTCCCCGTTACAGCGAGTACCACCCGATACAGCGGGCGCTCGGGAAATTCTTGCGCGAGCAGCGAGCGCTGTATCCCGGGAGCGAAAAGTACCGGCTCGCGGTCATCTGGCAGCGGCGCAGGAAAGCGCCCGTAATGCGTCTCGCGCGCCTCCACCTGCGCGGGTCATGGTGCGCGCGCTACGAGGGCGACCCGGAGGCGGAGCGCTACCATCAGGAACAGGCGGTCAGGCTTTTCCAGGGGGCGCTCGCGCAGGGGTGCGGCGGGGTGGAAGCGGCGGTTACCGGCTATCTGGTCGGAGAACTGTACCGCCGGCTGGGAAGGTTCAGCGAGGCGGAATCTGTTTTCGGAGGGCTGAAGGAGGATTCCCTGCCGGAGTGGCTGCGCCCGGGTTTTCGGGCGATGCGGGATCTTGCCGCGCTCAGGGACGATTCGCCGAAGGTCCTTCCAAGTAACTATTCAGCCGTCACTTAA
- a CDS encoding PQQ-binding-like beta-propeller repeat protein, with the protein MKNLKVILPITGLFVLIAVSVTLFSAIGFSQHGGNASPSPVSGGSEEKGTVEPAVVHKVPAANLPSALNFKTLVFSGKKVVQPFKRNGDLSFDASSDYTGVEGVVCFRGNNYRDSASYGCAGVTLEKLEKVWSRRTGRIDSWTGVGWTGQPVIIKWNENLKQKMNLFPAAKKKEGLKEVICGALDGRVYFLDLGTGEPTRPPINMPGPVKGSVSVDPRGIPLLYVGQGIDAVNGKRVPIGFSVYSLLDERLMFFINGHDKPALKGWGAFDSNSLVHAGADTLIEAGENGLVYIIKLNTAFDPERGLLQINPEEVRYRYRCSLNRQSGIEDSVAVYKHFAYFADNDGVLQCLDLNTLVPVWARSVTDDTDSTAVLEEEGGGAVLYTACEVDKQRKGGSSYVRKINALTGTTMWERSFSCSHNVYENGGTLATPALGKHDISDLVIYSIARCNGPKGGRLVAFNKDSGKTVWEIALPYYSWSSPVDVYTPGGKGYIVFCDSGGSMYLIDGRKGIIRDKVNLGANVEGSPAVFDDMVVVGTRGQKIWGVRIK; encoded by the coding sequence GTGAAGAATCTAAAGGTTATTCTACCCATAACCGGTCTGTTTGTTTTGATCGCGGTATCGGTGACCCTGTTTTCCGCCATCGGCTTTTCGCAACACGGAGGAAACGCTTCTCCTTCTCCCGTATCCGGAGGATCCGAGGAAAAGGGCACGGTTGAACCCGCCGTCGTCCATAAGGTTCCCGCGGCCAACCTTCCTTCCGCTTTGAATTTTAAAACCCTGGTTTTCAGCGGTAAAAAGGTCGTCCAACCCTTTAAAAGAAACGGTGATTTATCATTCGACGCGTCCTCGGACTACACCGGGGTAGAAGGTGTGGTTTGCTTCAGAGGCAACAATTACCGGGACTCCGCCAGTTACGGGTGCGCAGGCGTAACCCTTGAAAAACTGGAGAAGGTATGGAGCCGCCGGACGGGTCGGATAGACTCCTGGACCGGTGTCGGCTGGACGGGACAGCCGGTGATAATCAAATGGAACGAAAACCTGAAGCAGAAAATGAACCTTTTCCCGGCCGCCAAAAAGAAGGAAGGCCTGAAAGAAGTCATTTGCGGGGCACTGGACGGCAGGGTCTACTTTCTCGACCTTGGAACGGGCGAACCGACCCGCCCCCCGATCAACATGCCGGGCCCCGTTAAGGGAAGCGTTTCCGTGGACCCCAGGGGGATTCCGCTGCTTTATGTAGGCCAGGGGATAGACGCCGTGAACGGCAAGCGGGTTCCCATAGGTTTCAGCGTTTACAGCCTGCTTGACGAAAGGCTTATGTTCTTTATCAACGGGCACGATAAACCTGCGCTGAAAGGTTGGGGGGCGTTCGATTCAAACAGCCTGGTCCACGCCGGCGCGGACACGCTCATCGAAGCCGGCGAGAACGGCCTCGTTTATATCATAAAGCTGAACACCGCTTTCGACCCCGAACGCGGCCTTCTGCAAATCAATCCGGAAGAGGTAAGGTACCGTTACCGCTGTTCGCTTAACAGGCAAAGCGGCATAGAAGACTCCGTCGCCGTTTATAAGCACTTCGCCTATTTCGCGGACAACGACGGGGTGCTGCAGTGTCTGGATTTAAATACGCTTGTCCCCGTGTGGGCGCGGAGTGTAACCGACGACACGGACAGTACCGCGGTCCTGGAGGAGGAAGGCGGCGGCGCCGTTCTTTACACCGCCTGCGAGGTGGATAAACAGAGAAAGGGCGGATCCTCCTACGTCAGGAAAATTAACGCCTTAACAGGCACGACGATGTGGGAAAGGTCCTTTTCGTGTTCCCACAATGTTTACGAGAACGGCGGAACGCTCGCCACCCCCGCGTTAGGCAAACATGACATCTCCGACCTGGTGATTTACAGCATCGCCCGGTGCAACGGGCCGAAAGGAGGAAGGCTCGTCGCCTTTAATAAAGATAGCGGCAAGACCGTGTGGGAGATAGCGCTTCCCTATTACTCCTGGAGTTCGCCGGTCGATGTCTATACCCCGGGCGGGAAGGGTTACATCGTCTTCTGCGACTCCGGCGGCAGTATGTACCTGATCGACGGAAGGAAAGGCATAATCCGCGATAAGGTCAACCTGGGCGCCAATGTCGAGGGTTCCCCCGCGGTCTTCGATGACATGGTCGTGGTCGGCACCAGGGGACAAAAGATCTGGGGTGTGCGGATAAAGTAA
- a CDS encoding helix-turn-helix domain-containing protein codes for MKELAGKKGFHAVTTDELAAAAGVSKRTLCRYFAGKDEIIEAVLDDMITGVERRGQSTVLKNTTLSHAVFKYILHTEANSCIVYTNI; via the coding sequence ATGAAAGAACTGGCCGGAAAGAAAGGGTTCCACGCTGTGACCACCGACGAACTGGCTGCGGCCGCCGGTGTGAGCAAGCGCACCCTTTGCCGCTACTTCGCCGGCAAGGACGAGATAATCGAGGCGGTTCTCGATGATATGATAACCGGCGTCGAGCGGCGGGGGCAGTCGACCGTTCTTAAAAACACAACATTATCCCACGCTGTTTTTAAATACATCTTGCATACGGAAGCAAATAGTTGTATCGTATATACCAATATTTAG
- a CDS encoding LysM peptidoglycan-binding domain-containing protein, with protein sequence MLYFVRSGDTLYLIAGRFGTTIDAILGANVICNPDIIYPGEVLIIPEPGLDLPKAGGGPYYVVRPGDTLWCLAREFGTTIEVLARINQIPDPNYILAGSELLIAPEIPDPAQLKETWERTAAQYCDMLNPLQIHGIYYIGSFQWEALGRRAIPYLLQLLRNPCDVVRAYTVISFGRLGLNRQVRTALGGVSGDPAVADLVPLALRRIDLVAQGRKRVHLIMRDVTLLDWPQIGSTGTPLPAGTEVIALRWHIPSPTGEEGPRGGIQLYDYVQAVSTGRTGFLARVGFDEILLI encoded by the coding sequence ATGCTGTATTTCGTTCGGTCCGGAGATACCTTGTACCTTATTGCGGGGCGTTTCGGCACCACCATAGACGCGATACTCGGCGCCAATGTGATCTGCAACCCGGATATCATCTACCCCGGTGAGGTCCTGATCATCCCGGAACCGGGGCTCGACCTGCCGAAAGCCGGCGGCGGCCCCTATTATGTCGTGCGCCCGGGAGACACCCTTTGGTGTCTTGCCCGCGAGTTCGGCACCACAATAGAAGTGCTGGCGCGAATCAACCAGATACCCGACCCGAATTACATTCTGGCAGGCTCCGAACTACTTATCGCACCCGAAATCCCCGACCCCGCACAACTTAAAGAGACCTGGGAGCGGACGGCGGCGCAGTACTGCGATATGCTCAACCCGCTCCAGATTCACGGTATTTACTACATCGGCTCTTTCCAGTGGGAAGCGCTGGGACGCAGGGCTATCCCCTATTTACTGCAGTTGCTCCGGAATCCTTGCGATGTAGTGCGGGCTTACACCGTGATCAGTTTCGGCAGGCTCGGCCTCAACCGGCAGGTCAGGACTGCTCTCGGCGGCGTGAGCGGTGACCCCGCCGTCGCCGACCTGGTTCCGCTGGCCTTAAGACGGATCGATCTTGTGGCGCAGGGGCGTAAAAGGGTTCATCTGATCATGCGGGATGTCACCCTTTTAGACTGGCCTCAGATAGGTTCCACAGGGACGCCGCTGCCCGCAGGCACGGAAGTTATCGCCCTCAGATGGCACATCCCGAGCCCCACCGGTGAAGAAGGTCCGAGAGGCGGCATCCAGTTATACGATTATGTGCAGGCGGTAAGCACCGGAAGAACCGGGTTTCTGGCGCGTGTCGGTTTTGACGAAATACTTCTTATTTAG
- a CDS encoding N-acetylmuramoyl-L-alanine amidase: MLVCLDPGHGGYDPGATGPSGLKEKDVNLEVALKTGSYLERARVGVIFTRNSDQVPWPADKNKDLAARCEIANKAGTDLFVSVHCNGANDPKANGTETYSFSDTGPGADAAKLVQAELLEALKLRDRGTKTARFYVLRHTVMPAVLTELAFISNPHEEHLLALPGARTIMARAIARAAARHFGVELPEEEPRLVINGRPALGVPFKIVDGKTWVELRSFVEAIGGTVQWDERTKTVNVTTR, encoded by the coding sequence ATGCTGGTGTGCCTAGACCCCGGTCACGGGGGCTACGATCCGGGAGCGACAGGGCCGTCAGGATTAAAAGAAAAGGACGTCAACCTTGAGGTTGCGCTCAAGACCGGTTCTTATCTTGAGAGAGCGAGAGTAGGCGTGATTTTTACGCGGAATAGTGATCAGGTTCCGTGGCCCGCGGATAAAAACAAGGATCTTGCCGCGCGGTGTGAGATAGCGAACAAGGCGGGCACCGACCTTTTTGTCAGCGTTCACTGCAACGGCGCAAACGATCCGAAGGCTAACGGAACGGAAACCTATTCCTTCAGCGACACGGGACCGGGAGCCGATGCCGCAAAACTGGTGCAGGCCGAACTATTGGAAGCACTCAAGCTGCGCGACCGGGGCACCAAAACGGCCAGGTTTTACGTCCTCCGGCACACCGTTATGCCGGCGGTGCTCACGGAGCTTGCTTTCATCAGCAACCCTCATGAAGAGCATCTTCTGGCGCTTCCGGGGGCCAGGACTATTATGGCGCGGGCGATAGCGCGTGCGGCAGCCCGCCATTTTGGTGTGGAATTGCCGGAAGAAGAGCCGCGGCTGGTTATAAACGGCCGACCCGCACTCGGCGTGCCCTTTAAGATAGTCGACGGTAAGACCTGGGTTGAACTGCGTTCCTTTGTTGAGGCCATCGGGGGTACGGTGCAGTGGGACGAAAGAACTAAAACCGTAAACGTAACAACAAGATAG
- a CDS encoding Rossmann-like and DUF2520 domain-containing protein, translating to MHQHPKVAVIGAGRVGSALALSLTERGYPVAAVASRSAASAERLAAKVGARVCAAAEAAREGELVFVTTPDGVIGTTAAEIAREGGIRGGQYVAHVSGAHPAAILMPAKEAGAVVFSLHPLQSFATPELALERLPGSYFTFEGDRDAYPLARQLVDDLGGSLFQIEAAAKPLYHAAACVASNYLVTLLDLVLVLAGQSGLPRADILPAFLPLIQGTINNVSEVGPIAALTGPVARGDSGTIRQHAAAMGKEEWGLYRLIGLFTVKIAREKGLSPEAAEELQKIFSEVK from the coding sequence TTGCATCAACATCCAAAGGTGGCCGTAATCGGGGCGGGCCGCGTTGGTTCCGCCCTGGCCCTGAGTCTGACAGAAAGGGGCTATCCGGTGGCGGCGGTGGCAAGCCGGAGCGCGGCTTCGGCCGAGCGTCTCGCCGCGAAGGTGGGCGCAAGGGTCTGCGCGGCGGCGGAAGCGGCGCGGGAAGGCGAACTGGTGTTCGTAACGACTCCCGACGGTGTTATCGGGACGACGGCGGCGGAAATCGCCCGCGAAGGGGGCATCCGCGGGGGCCAGTATGTGGCCCATGTAAGCGGCGCGCACCCGGCGGCGATCTTAATGCCGGCAAAGGAAGCCGGCGCGGTGGTGTTTTCGCTGCATCCGCTGCAGTCTTTCGCGACGCCGGAGCTTGCACTGGAGCGCCTGCCCGGTTCGTACTTCACCTTTGAAGGCGACCGGGACGCCTATCCGCTGGCGCGACAGCTGGTAGACGACCTGGGCGGCAGCCTTTTTCAGATAGAGGCGGCGGCAAAGCCGCTCTATCACGCCGCAGCCTGTGTCGCCTCCAATTATCTTGTCACGCTGCTTGATCTGGTGCTCGTCCTCGCCGGGCAGTCCGGTTTGCCGCGGGCCGATATTTTGCCCGCTTTCCTTCCTTTGATCCAGGGCACCATAAACAATGTAAGCGAGGTGGGACCGATTGCCGCGCTTACAGGACCGGTCGCCCGCGGGGACAGCGGGACGATCCGGCAGCACGCCGCGGCGATGGGGAAGGAAGAATGGGGGCTTTACCGTCTGATCGGACTTTTTACCGTGAAAATAGCCCGGGAGAAGGGTTTATCACCCGAAGCGGCAGAAGAACTCCAAAAAATTTTCAGCGAGGTGAAGTGA
- the panB gene encoding 3-methyl-2-oxobutanoate hydroxymethyltransferase — MSKERVTTADLRRWKDEKRPITMLTAYDFPTARLVDESGIDTILVGDSLGNVILGYDSTLPVTMEEMLHHTKAVARGAFRAMVIGDMPFMSYQVSVEEAVYNAGRFLKEAGAQAVKLEGGQDWADTVKAIAVSGIPVVGHIGLTPQYVHQLGGYRVQGRQAQAARRLVQDAVSLAEAGACAIVLECVPSEVARRITERVPVPTIGIGAGSDCDGQVLVSHDLLGLYGGFSPKFAKRYANLVDEIKRALEAYREEVLKKEFPCPEHSFSMPAEELDDFLKE, encoded by the coding sequence ATGTCCAAGGAACGGGTGACAACGGCGGATCTCAGGCGGTGGAAAGACGAAAAGCGACCGATAACGATGCTTACCGCCTACGATTTTCCCACCGCCAGACTGGTGGACGAGTCGGGGATAGACACCATTCTGGTCGGGGATTCGCTGGGCAACGTTATTCTCGGGTACGACTCCACTCTGCCCGTTACGATGGAAGAAATGCTCCATCATACGAAGGCGGTGGCGCGGGGCGCCTTCCGGGCGATGGTGATCGGGGACATGCCGTTCATGTCTTACCAGGTTTCCGTAGAAGAAGCGGTTTATAACGCAGGCCGTTTCTTAAAGGAGGCGGGAGCGCAGGCGGTTAAGCTTGAAGGCGGGCAGGATTGGGCCGATACGGTAAAAGCGATTGCGGTCAGCGGCATCCCGGTGGTCGGGCACATCGGACTGACGCCGCAGTACGTGCACCAGCTCGGGGGCTACCGGGTGCAGGGCCGGCAGGCCCAAGCCGCCCGGCGCCTCGTGCAGGATGCGGTCAGTCTCGCGGAGGCGGGCGCCTGCGCCATAGTGCTGGAGTGTGTGCCTTCCGAGGTGGCCCGGCGGATAACGGAGAGGGTGCCGGTGCCTACCATAGGCATAGGGGCGGGTTCCGACTGCGACGGGCAGGTGCTGGTTTCGCACGATCTTCTCGGGCTTTACGGCGGTTTTTCACCCAAGTTCGCCAAACGTTACGCCAACCTGGTGGATGAAATCAAGCGGGCGTTGGAGGCCTACCGGGAAGAGGTTTTGAAAAAGGAATTTCCTTGCCCCGAGCATTCTTTCTCCATGCCGGCGGAGGAACTGGATGATTTCTTGAAAGAGTAG
- the panC gene encoding pantoate--beta-alanine ligase, with protein sequence MDIFQRITEMRGYVNGVRAEGKRVGFVPTMGFLHVGHAALMSTAREDTDRVVVSIFVNPLQFGPREDFREYPRDLERDRRICRDAGVHALFLPEAGEMYPDGFATTVDVSGITDVLCGRSRPGHFRGVATVVTKLLNIVQPDRAYFGIKDAQQVAVIRRMVEDLNIPTSVMVHPTVREADGLAVSSRNVYLGSEERQASPVIYRSLKLAEEAVRKGERNPARLQRLLEANISAEPLARLDYAEVLNWPELKPVEEIQPGRLLMAVAAFFGRARLIDNVLVEVE encoded by the coding sequence ATGGATATATTCCAAAGAATTACGGAGATGCGCGGATACGTAAACGGGGTGCGCGCGGAAGGAAAACGGGTCGGGTTTGTGCCCACGATGGGTTTCCTTCACGTCGGTCACGCCGCGCTGATGTCGACCGCACGGGAAGATACCGACCGGGTGGTGGTAAGTATCTTCGTTAATCCGCTGCAATTTGGTCCCAGGGAAGATTTTCGTGAGTATCCCCGGGACCTTGAAAGGGACCGGCGAATCTGCCGCGACGCCGGGGTGCACGCGCTGTTTCTCCCGGAAGCGGGGGAGATGTACCCGGACGGATTCGCCACCACCGTTGACGTATCGGGGATAACAGACGTTCTCTGCGGTCGTTCCCGTCCGGGGCATTTCCGGGGCGTGGCGACGGTGGTGACGAAGCTTCTGAACATCGTACAACCTGACCGGGCGTACTTCGGAATTAAGGACGCGCAGCAGGTGGCGGTGATCCGGCGGATGGTGGAGGACTTGAACATCCCGACCAGCGTGATGGTTCATCCTACGGTGCGCGAGGCTGACGGGCTGGCCGTCAGTTCCCGGAACGTCTACCTGGGAAGCGAGGAAAGACAGGCGTCGCCGGTTATTTACCGGAGCCTGAAGCTGGCCGAGGAGGCCGTCCGGAAAGGCGAGCGAAACCCGGCGCGGCTGCAAAGGCTGCTGGAGGCGAACATCAGTGCCGAACCGCTTGCGCGGCTGGACTACGCCGAGGTTTTAAACTGGCCGGAATTGAAGCCTGTCGAGGAAATACAGCCGGGCAGGTTGTTGATGGCGGTAGCCGCGTTTTTCGGGCGGGCGCGGCTGATTGACAATGTTTTGGTGGAGGTGGAGTAA
- the panD gene encoding aspartate 1-decarboxylase gives MLLMMLRGKIHRATVTETNVDYVGSITIDEALMEAADIFPGERVQVADISNGERFETYTISGPRDSGVVCLNGAGALLAKPGDKIIIIAYAVVPYAEARSFRPRIVMVDDKNKVVEVKREETHGTVG, from the coding sequence ATGCTCCTAATGATGTTAAGGGGAAAAATCCACCGGGCCACGGTTACGGAGACCAATGTGGACTACGTCGGCAGTATAACCATTGATGAGGCGTTGATGGAGGCGGCGGATATCTTTCCGGGGGAAAGGGTTCAGGTCGCCGATATTAGTAACGGCGAGCGCTTCGAGACGTACACCATTTCGGGACCGCGGGATTCGGGGGTTGTCTGTCTCAACGGCGCGGGCGCCCTGCTGGCGAAGCCCGGAGATAAAATCATCATTATCGCTTACGCCGTTGTTCCCTACGCGGAGGCCCGCAGTTTCCGGCCCAGGATAGTGATGGTAGACGATAAAAACAAGGTGGTTGAGGTCAAGCGGGAGGAAACCCACGGCACGGTTGGGTAG